TGCTGATTATTTATTGTCAGAAAATTTTTAGTCCCATTAAAAAACGTCTGGGAGTGTTGCCGTGTTTCCACCCCAGACGTTTTTTAAACTTGCTCCTCACACACAAATCTAATTTATCACCCTTTTCTGAAAATGGCAAGTACCCTAGACAACAATTTTAGAAATTGTTTGGAACAGGCAAGAGGCAAGAGGCAAGAGGGAACAAGATTTTTACCAATTACCCATTACCTAATGCAAAAAGTGGCGTACACCAGTGAGAACCATTAATAATCCCAGTTCGTTAGCGGCTTTGATAGAATCCTTATCCTTGAGACTGCCTCCGGGTTGGACAATGGCGGTAATTCCGGCTGCTGCGGCGGCTTTAACGGTATCATCGAAGGGGAAGAAGCCGTCACTAGCGAGGAATGCTCCTTGGGCTTTTTCTCCAGCTTGTTCGAGAGCGATTTTTGTCGAACCGACACGGTTCATTTGTCCAGCCCCGACACCTAAAGTTGTGCGATCGCTCGCAATGACGATAGCATTAGATTTAACGTGCTTGCAAACTTTCCAAGCAAACAGTAATTCTGCTAACTCCCAGGGAGTAGGTTGACGTTCAGTGACAACTTGCCATTGACTAGGATCAGCAATGATATCATCAGCAGATTGGACTAAAAACCCACCAGCTACAGCTTTCACAGTTTCTTTTGGTCCAGTCAGCAAATCTGGTAAAATCAAAACTCGGACATTGCCTTTTTTAGTTAAAATTTCCTGAGCTTCCTCGTCACAACCAGGAGCAACTACGCACTCTAAAAACGTCTTCGTTAATTCCGTCGCTGTCCCTGCATCAATAGGACGGTTTAAAGCCACAATTCCCCCAAAAGCCGAGATAGAATCAGCATTAAAGGCTTTTTGATAAGCGTCAAAAATTGTGTCTGCTTCCGCAGTTCCACAGGGATTAGTATGTTTGATAATTGTCGCCGCAGGACTGGTTGTAAATTCAGCAATTATCCGCCGTGCAGCTTCCAAATCTACCAAATTATTATAACTGAGTTCCTTACCTTGCAGTTTTGTCGCTGCTGTCCAACCTGTAGCTTCACTTCCCGTTTGATACCATGCTGCGGGTTGGTGAGGATTTTCTCCATAACGCAAAGATTGGAGTTGTGTACCGGAAATGGTAAATTCTTGTGCTTGTGTGCCAGCTAAATAAGATGCTATGGCATTATCATAACTAGCAGTATGCAAAAATCCCTTTAAAGCACATTTTTGGCGAAACTCTAAAGATGCCTCTCCATTTTGGCGTAATTCTTGCAAATACTCACCATATTGAGCAGGATCACATAATACCGTCAAATGGGCGTAATTTTTGGAAGAAGCCCTTAACATAGCCGGGCCACCAATATCAATTTGTTCCACCGCGTCAGCTAAAGTCACACCTGGTTTAGCAATGGTTTCTGCAAAAGGATAAAGATTAACAACGACTAAATCAATGGGACGAATTTGATTATTTTCCAAATCTGTGACATCTTGCTCCACATCTCGCCGTGCTAAAATCCCCCCATGAATGCGAGGATGAAGAGT
The DNA window shown above is from Anabaena sp. WA102 and carries:
- the purH gene encoding bifunctional phosphoribosylaminoimidazolecarboxamide formyltransferase/IMP cyclohydrolase, which gives rise to MARLALLSVSNKTGVIDLARSLVEEFGFDIISSGGTAKTLKDAGIPVTKVSDYTGSPEILGGRVKTLHPRIHGGILARRDVEQDVTDLENNQIRPIDLVVVNLYPFAETIAKPGVTLADAVEQIDIGGPAMLRASSKNYAHLTVLCDPAQYGEYLQELRQNGEASLEFRQKCALKGFLHTASYDNAIASYLAGTQAQEFTISGTQLQSLRYGENPHQPAAWYQTGSEATGWTAATKLQGKELSYNNLVDLEAARRIIAEFTTSPAATIIKHTNPCGTAEADTIFDAYQKAFNADSISAFGGIVALNRPIDAGTATELTKTFLECVVAPGCDEEAQEILTKKGNVRVLILPDLLTGPKETVKAVAGGFLVQSADDIIADPSQWQVVTERQPTPWELAELLFAWKVCKHVKSNAIVIASDRTTLGVGAGQMNRVGSTKIALEQAGEKAQGAFLASDGFFPFDDTVKAAAAAGITAIVQPGGSLKDKDSIKAANELGLLMVLTGVRHFLH